One part of the Archangium lipolyticum genome encodes these proteins:
- a CDS encoding protein-methionine-sulfoxide reductase heme-binding subunit MsrQ: MASPPLPWLKPAVLVGGLSPLAILALQLARDTLGANPIERVLNQTGMLALILLVASLACTPLKVVSGWTWPMRVRKLLGLLGFAYAVLHFLTYVVVDQGLALGTILEDIAKRPFITVGFLALVLLVPLAVTSTNRMVRRLGFPTWQRLHRLSYVAASLGVVHFFWRVKKDVTEPLVYGGVLALLFAIRVAEALRKRRARPGAPVSAV, from the coding sequence ATGGCCTCGCCCCCGCTCCCCTGGCTCAAGCCCGCCGTCCTCGTGGGCGGCCTCTCCCCGCTCGCCATCCTGGCGCTCCAGCTCGCGCGGGACACCCTCGGGGCCAATCCCATCGAGCGCGTGCTCAACCAGACGGGGATGCTCGCCCTCATCCTCCTGGTGGCCTCGCTCGCGTGCACGCCGCTGAAGGTGGTGTCCGGGTGGACGTGGCCCATGCGCGTGCGCAAGCTGCTCGGCCTGCTGGGCTTCGCCTACGCCGTGCTGCACTTCCTCACGTACGTGGTGGTGGATCAGGGATTGGCGCTCGGCACCATCCTCGAGGACATCGCGAAGCGGCCCTTCATCACCGTGGGCTTCCTCGCGCTGGTGCTGCTCGTGCCCCTGGCCGTCACCAGCACGAACCGCATGGTGCGCCGCCTGGGCTTCCCCACCTGGCAGCGGCTTCACCGGCTGTCCTACGTGGCGGCTTCACTGGGCGTGGTGCACTTCTTCTGGCGCGTGAAGAAGGATGTCACCGAGCCCCTCGTGTATGGCGGTGTGCTGGCGCTGCTCTTCGCCATCCGCGTGGCCGAGGCCCTGCGCAAGCGGCGGGCGCGGCCGGGGGCTCCCGTCTCGGCCGTGTGA
- a CDS encoding fatty acid desaturase yields MRSHVPRGPWGVLIALTVLGAWLGHLVWLLAAADLSLASPLTWLHIALQAYLSTGLFITGHDAMHGTVSRHRWVNQTVGTAACFLFAGLSYRRLVVNHRAHHIDPTGPDDPDFSTRTQSFWPWFATFMVRYTTWPQLLVMAAKFNLLLLLGVAQWRILAFWVVPAMIGTVQLFYFGTFLPHRRPDTPDMAPHHARSLPRNHLWAMLSCYFFGYHWEHHESPSTPWWRLWTMRDARVRAGARPSESPARM; encoded by the coding sequence ATGCGCAGCCACGTTCCTCGCGGTCCCTGGGGTGTCCTCATCGCGCTCACCGTGCTCGGCGCGTGGCTGGGTCATCTCGTCTGGTTGTTGGCGGCGGCCGACCTGTCCCTCGCCTCGCCGCTCACCTGGCTCCACATCGCCCTGCAGGCGTACCTGAGCACCGGTTTGTTCATCACTGGTCATGACGCCATGCACGGCACGGTGAGCCGCCACCGGTGGGTGAACCAGACCGTGGGCACGGCCGCCTGCTTCCTCTTCGCCGGGCTCTCCTACCGTCGTCTGGTCGTCAACCACCGCGCCCACCACATCGACCCCACCGGCCCGGACGACCCCGACTTCTCCACCCGCACCCAGTCCTTCTGGCCGTGGTTCGCCACCTTCATGGTGCGCTACACCACCTGGCCCCAGCTGCTCGTCATGGCGGCCAAGTTCAACCTGTTGCTGCTCCTCGGAGTGGCCCAGTGGCGCATCCTCGCCTTCTGGGTGGTGCCCGCGATGATCGGCACCGTGCAGCTCTTCTACTTCGGCACCTTCCTGCCCCACCGCCGCCCAGACACCCCCGACATGGCCCCCCACCACGCGCGCTCCCTGCCGCGCAACCACCTGTGGGCCATGCTCTCCTGCTACTTCTTCGGCTACCACTGGGAGCACCACGAATCTCCCTCCACTCCCTGGTGGCGCCTGTGGACGATGCGCGATGCCCGCGTCCGCGCCGGGGCCCGTCCTTCCGAGTCTCCCGCCCGGATGTAA
- a CDS encoding cytochrome P450: MSNRFNLLAPDVRANPYPVYAELRRNRHLSQVDPGGMWAVTRYADVMTVMKNPLLYSSEGFGRAVRPAWLGHNPFADSMICMDPPNHTRLRALVNRVFGTAALARWEPRVRAYAESFAAALPSGRTVDVIDAFNSALPASVIGELLGLDASLRPRFKRWTDDLTSITGTAPDDLAKQAQVRDTVAEFERYVSEVLELRRREPREDLVSELLRAQTGSEALTEAEVHSFLFLLLVAGLETTVHLLNHSVRLLAEHPDVLARVRANRSLIPQLLEEVLRYEPPVHSVPRHTTADTELGGVPLPKGTRVLVLLAAAGRDEEHFPDGERFDPERTGQNHLSFGYGIHFCLGSQLARMEARIGLETLLDRFSGFSRDPEPIVWNRSMTVRGPVVMPMRFHAA, translated from the coding sequence ATGAGCAACAGGTTCAACCTGCTGGCGCCCGATGTCCGCGCCAACCCGTACCCCGTCTACGCCGAGCTGCGGCGCAACCGTCACCTGAGCCAGGTGGACCCAGGTGGCATGTGGGCCGTCACCCGGTACGCGGACGTCATGACGGTGATGAAGAACCCCCTGCTCTACTCCTCCGAGGGCTTCGGCAGGGCCGTCAGGCCGGCCTGGCTCGGACACAACCCGTTCGCGGACTCGATGATCTGCATGGATCCGCCGAACCACACCCGGCTGCGGGCCCTCGTCAACCGCGTCTTCGGCACCGCGGCCCTCGCCCGGTGGGAGCCGCGCGTGCGCGCCTATGCCGAGTCGTTCGCCGCCGCGCTTCCCTCCGGGCGCACGGTGGATGTCATCGACGCCTTCAACTCGGCCCTGCCCGCCAGCGTCATCGGAGAACTGCTCGGGCTGGATGCGTCGCTGCGGCCCCGGTTCAAGCGCTGGACGGACGACCTCACCAGCATCACCGGCACGGCTCCGGATGACCTCGCGAAGCAGGCGCAGGTGCGCGACACGGTGGCGGAGTTCGAGCGGTACGTCTCCGAGGTGCTGGAGCTGCGGCGCCGCGAGCCGCGTGAGGACCTGGTGAGCGAGCTGCTCCGCGCGCAGACGGGAAGCGAGGCCCTCACCGAGGCGGAGGTGCACAGCTTCCTCTTCCTGCTGCTGGTGGCCGGGCTGGAGACGACGGTCCACCTGTTGAACCACTCGGTGCGGCTGCTGGCGGAGCACCCGGACGTCCTGGCCCGCGTGCGCGCGAACAGATCCCTCATCCCCCAGCTCCTCGAGGAGGTGCTGCGCTACGAGCCCCCCGTCCATTCCGTGCCGCGGCACACCACCGCCGATACGGAGCTGGGAGGGGTTCCTCTGCCCAAGGGCACCCGCGTCCTCGTGTTGCTGGCCGCCGCCGGCCGGGACGAGGAGCACTTCCCCGATGGCGAGCGCTTCGACCCCGAGCGCACGGGTCAGAATCACCTGTCCTTCGGGTACGGCATCCACTTCTGCCTGGGCTCGCAGCTGGCCCGGATGGAGGCGCGCATCGGCCTGGAGACGCTGCTCGACCGCTTCTCGGGCTTCTCGAGGGACCCGGAGCCCATCGTGTGGAACCGCTCCATGACGGTCCGCGGTCCCGTGGTGATGCCCATGCGCTTCCACGCCGCCTGA
- the msrP gene encoding protein-methionine-sulfoxide reductase catalytic subunit MsrP encodes MSKKVPEPPSSEITSESLYLRRREFLKSAVLFTGTATGVGGGLQLLSGRPSGTDGGLPSAPAAPGEAPRKKPRGPYDTDETPTSYDDVTTYNNFYEFGLDKGDPAENAHVLKPRPWTVVIDGEVHKPQTVDIDTLQSWFPLEDRVYRMRCVEAWSMVIPWMGFPLAGLLRRVEPTSKAKYVAFTTLKDPKQMPGQRTAVLDWPYVEGLRLDEALHPLTMLAVGLYGRVLPNQNGAPLRLVVPWKYGFKGIKSIVRITLTEQQPPTTWNKSNPREYGFFANVNPEVDHPRWSQATERRIGELRRRPTLPFNGYAEQVASLYSGLDLRRNF; translated from the coding sequence ATGAGCAAGAAGGTGCCCGAGCCCCCGAGCTCCGAAATCACTTCCGAGTCGCTGTACCTGCGCCGGCGTGAGTTCCTCAAGAGCGCCGTCCTCTTCACCGGCACCGCCACGGGTGTGGGCGGCGGCCTGCAACTGCTCAGCGGCAGGCCCTCGGGCACGGACGGTGGTCTGCCCTCCGCTCCGGCCGCTCCGGGCGAGGCCCCCAGGAAGAAGCCCCGGGGCCCGTATGACACCGACGAGACCCCCACCTCGTACGACGACGTCACCACGTACAACAACTTCTACGAGTTCGGCCTCGACAAGGGCGACCCCGCGGAGAACGCCCACGTCCTCAAGCCGCGGCCCTGGACCGTCGTCATCGACGGCGAGGTGCACAAGCCGCAGACGGTGGACATCGACACCCTCCAGTCCTGGTTCCCGCTCGAGGACCGCGTCTACCGCATGCGCTGCGTGGAGGCCTGGTCCATGGTGATTCCGTGGATGGGCTTCCCCCTGGCGGGCCTGCTGCGCCGCGTGGAGCCCACCAGCAAGGCGAAGTACGTCGCCTTCACCACGTTGAAGGACCCCAAGCAGATGCCCGGCCAGCGCACCGCCGTGCTCGATTGGCCGTACGTCGAGGGGCTGCGTCTGGACGAGGCCCTGCATCCCCTCACGATGCTCGCGGTGGGTCTCTACGGCCGCGTCCTGCCCAACCAGAACGGCGCGCCCCTGCGGCTGGTGGTGCCGTGGAAGTACGGCTTCAAGGGCATCAAGTCCATCGTCCGCATCACCCTCACCGAGCAGCAGCCGCCCACCACCTGGAACAAGTCCAACCCCCGGGAGTACGGCTTCTTCGCCAACGTGAATCCCGAGGTGGACCACCCGCGCTGGAGCCAGGCCACCGAGCGCCGCATCGGCGAGCTCCGCCGCCGGCCCACGCTCCCCTTCAACGGCTACGCCGAGCAGGTGGCCAGCCTCTACTCGGGCCTGGACCTGCGCCGCAACTTCTGA